One genomic region from Prunus persica cultivar Lovell chromosome G3, Prunus_persica_NCBIv2, whole genome shotgun sequence encodes:
- the LOC18783402 gene encoding probable carboxylesterase 17, with protein MKFRRMSTISLDPRLNLQAIKNPPNQHGVVLEEIEGLLRVHKDGNIERPPIIPSVPSTLALPHGVTAKDVVIDKFTNLWARIYVPSHPGNLPVLVYFHGGGFCVGSAAWSCYHDFLANLACKASCVIISVNYRLAPENRLPAAYDDGFKTLMWVKQQAMSEPSEQRWWLSRCSLSSLFIVGDSAGANIAYNVTTQLVSRDPSSLRPLTLSLKGTILIQPFFGGEARTWSEKYATQPPTSALTLSNSDVYWRLALPLGANKDHPWCNPLANGVTKLRDLRLPAIMVCISELDILKDRNLEVGNALSSLGKRVETTMYEGVGHAFQVMQNSQLSYSRTQDLISHIKAFINQ; from the coding sequence ATGAAATTTAGAAGAATGTCAACCATTTCTCTTGATCCAAGGCTTAACCTCCAAGCCATTAAGAACCCTCCTAACCAACATGGAGttgttcttgaagaaattgaaggtCTCCTCAGAGTTCACAAAGACGGAAACATCGAAAGGCCTCCAATTATCCCCAGTGTCCCAAGCACTCTGGCACTACCACATGGTGTCACAGCCAAAGACGTTGTCATTGACAAATTTACCAACTTATGGGCCCGTATTTATGTTCCAAGCCACCCCGGAAACCTCCCCGTGCTTGTCTACTTTCACGGTGGTGGATTCTGTGTTGGCTCTGCTGCTTGGAGCTGTTACCATGACTTCTTGGCCAACCTTGCTTGCAAAGCAAGTTGTGTCATCATCTCTGTGAATTACCGTTTAGCCCCAGAAAACCGTCTCCCTGCTGCTTATGACGACGGATTCAAAACTCTTATGTGGGTGAAACAACAAGCTATGAGTGAGCCTAGTGAGCAAAGATGGTGGTTAAGTAGGTGCAGCTTGTCAAGCTTGTTCATAGTTGGTGACAGTGCAGGGGCTAACATAGCCTACAATGTCACCACACAATTAGTCTCCCGTGACCCCTCCAGTTTAAGACCTTTGACTTTGAGTCTCAAGGGCACCATCTTGATCCAACCTTTCTTTGGAGGAGAGGCTCGTACTTGGTCCGAGAAATATGCAACTCAGCCACCAACCTCTGCACTAACTCTGTCGAATTCCGACGTGTATTGGCGATTGGCTCTGCCGTTAGGGGCCAACAAAGACCATCCATGGTGCAACCCTCTGGCAAACGGCGTGACCAAGCTGCGTGATTTAAGGCTCCCGGCCATAATGGTGTGCATATCCGAACTGGATATATTGAAGGAtaggaatttggaggtcgGCAATGCCTTGAGTAGCTTGGGGAAAAGGGTGGAGACAACAATGTACGAAGGAGTTGGACATGCCTTCCAAGTTATGCAGAACTCTCAGCTCTCCTATTCCCGGACCCAAGATTTAATCTCTCACATCAAGGCCTTCATCAACCAATAG
- the LOC18784261 gene encoding F-box protein CPR30, translating into MEEASMPLRSKKRMMKQLQCSERTTQLVELPLDILLNILSRLPTRSLFSLLCVSKTLRSLIDCPSFAHEHSQYIATTNYEDLDPSHVMVLTNSQLITLRALNPLSPFSEFAFDISNSLRNGFNLKLVSYGLLLFNKKESTTNDQALLLLVNPLMGEVLNLPPPPTTIFYEALPPRWNYELYGMGYDAMTSSHKIVRLSRPGPKHDLVAQIYELGTGSSSSWRQISSVPPPSCCLSSKNCVSAYGNMHWLVNGFSSDLEFRILSFDFKREEFEWTPHTNLPDFGKRSVLHLINFRGRLAIVDVTAISSPKNSHHHDQIEIWVMKSYKNFTWEKKYAVEIDLHPCCMKSWETPFRFHGVGPGSVGAWEHGIFLRDITSTKSKNMVVFLDVDSGGIRAVQVGSSSMSDCDDLMPINVFSYTGGYISLRKYGDLMEAETGERNFFSVGKMMQRSMLTRYCFEVRV; encoded by the coding sequence ATGGAGGAGGCATCGATGCCGCTGAGGAGCaagaagagaatgatgaagCAATTGCAATGCAGCGAGAGAACAACGCAGTTGGTGGAGCTCCCATTGGATATACTCCTGAACATCCTTTCGAGGCTGCCCACAAGATCACtgttttctttgctttgtgtCTCTAAGACCTTGCGCAGCTTAATCGACTGCCCATCTTTTGCTCACGAGCATTCACAATATATTGCTACCACCAATTATGAAGATTTGGACCCGTCTCACGTTATGGTTCTTACCAACTCCCAATTAATCACCTTGCGAGCTTTAAATCCATTGTCGCCCTTTAGCGAATTTGCATTCGACATTTCCAACTCCCTTAGAAACGGATTCAATCTAAAGCTTGTTTCGTACGGCTTGCTTTTGTTTAACAAGAAAGAGTCAACAACAAATGATCAAGCCCTACTCCTCCTAGTCAATCCTCTCATGGGAGAAGTTCTAAAcctcccaccaccaccaaccacCATTTTCTATGAAGCCCTGCCGCCACGCTGGAACTATGAGTTGTATGGTATGGGATACGATGCCATGACTAGCAGCCACAAGATTGTTCGTCTTTCTAGACCCGGCCCAAAACACGACCTGGTGGCCCAAATTTATGAGCTGGGCACAGGCTCCTCATCGTCATGGAGACAAATATCCTCAGTTCCTCCACCTTCTTGTTGTCTAAGCAGCAAAAACTGTGTGTCTGCATATGGAAACATGCACTGGCTAGTTAATGGTTTCTCTTCTGATCTTGAATTCAGAATACTTTCTTTTGACTTCAAAAGGGAAGAGTTCGAATGGACTCCTCATACCAACTTGCCAGACTTCGGTAAGCGTTCTGTTCTTCACCTGATTAATTTCAGAGGACGTCTCGCCATTGTTGATGTTACGGCAATTTCATCACCTAAAAACAGTCATCACCATGACCAAATTGAGATATGGGTGATGAAAAGTTACAAAAACTTCACGTGGGAAAAAAAGTACGCAGTAGAAATCGATCTTCATCCTTGTTGCATGAAATCATGGGAGACTCCTTTTCGTTTCCATGGTGTTGGGCCTGGTTCTGTAGGTGCTTGGGAACATGGCATCTTTCTCAGAGATATTACTTCGACAAAATCTAAAAATATGGTGGTTTTTTTGGATGTGGATAGTGGCGGCATCAGAGCCGTACAAGTTGGATCATCTTCAATGAGCGATTGTGATGATCTTATGCCCATCAATGTGTTCAGTTATACCGGAGGCTATATTTCTCTAAGAAAATATGGTGATTTGATGGAAGCAGAGACAGGGGAGAGAAATTTCTTCTCTGTGGGGAAGATGATGCAGAGGTCAATGTTGACAAGGTATTGTTTTGAAGTACGTGTGTAG